The Xenopus tropicalis strain Nigerian chromosome 2, UCB_Xtro_10.0, whole genome shotgun sequence genome window below encodes:
- the eef1a1o gene encoding eukaryotic translation elongation factor 1 alpha 1, oocyte form — protein MGKEKIHINIVVIGHVDSGKSTTTGHLIYKCGGIDKRTIEKFEKEAAEMGKGSFKYAWVLDKLKAERERGITIDISLWKFETGKFYITIIDAPGHRDFIKNMITGTSQADCAVLIVAGGVGEFEAGISKNGQTREHALLAFTLGVKQLIIGVNKMDSTEPPFSQKRFEEITKEVSAYIKKIGYNPATVPFVPISGWHGDNMLEASTNMPWFKGWKIERKEGNASGVTLLEALDCIIPPQRPTDKPLRLPLQDVYKIGGIGTVPVGRVETGVLKPGMVVTFAPSNVTTEVKSVEMHHEALQEALPGDNVGFNVKNISVKDIRRGNVAGDSKNDPPMQAGTFTAQVIILNHPGQISAGYAPVLDCHTAHIACKFAELKQKIDRRSGKKLEDDPKFLKSGDAAIVEMIPGKPMCVETFSDYPPLGRFAVRDMRQTVAVGVIKGVDKKAASSGKVTKSAVKAGKK, from the exons ATGGGAAAGGAAAAGATTCACATTAACATCGTTGTGATCGGGCATGTGGACTCTGGCAAGTCAACCACAACCGGGCATCTCATCTACAAATGCGGGGGCATTGACAAAAGGACCATCGAAAAGTTTGAGAAGGAAGCTGCAGAG atggGTAAAGGCTCCTTTAAATATGCTTGGGTCTTGGATAAGCTGAAAGCCGAGAGAGAACGTGGCATAACCATTGATATTTCCTTGTGGAAGTTCGAGACTGGAAAATTCTATATCACAATTATTGATGCTCCTGGGCACAGAGACTTCATCAAAAACATGATCACTGGCACTTCTCAG GCTGACTGTGCAGTGCTCATTGTTGCTGGTGGTGTTGGAGAATTTGAGGCTGGTATCTCTAAAAATGGACAGACTCGAGAGCATGCCCTCTTAGCTTTCACTCTAGGTGTCAAGCAGCTTATAATTGGAGTAAACAAGATGGACTCCACTGAGCCCCCTTTCAGCCAAAAAAGATTTGAGGAAATTACTAAAGAAGTCAGTGCCTACATTAAGAAGATTGGCTACAACCCAGCGACTGTTCCATTTGTGCCGATATCTGGATGGCATGGAGACAACATGCTGGAGGCTAGCACCAAT ATGCCCTGgtttaaaggctggaagattgaAAGGAAAGAAGGAAATGCCAGTGGTGTGACACTGCTAGAAGCACTTGATTGCATTATTCCTCCTCAgcgacccactgacaagcctctAAGGCTCCCTCTGCAGGATGTGTACAAGATTGGTG gaATTGGCACTGTGCCTGTTGGCAGAGTGGAGACTGGTGTCTTGAAGCCTGGCATGGTTGTGACTTTTGCACCTAGTAATGTTACTACAGAAGTTAAGTCTGTGGAAATGCATCATGAGGCCTTGCAAGAGGCATTGCCTGGAGACAATGTGGGCTTTAATGTAAAGAATATATCTGTGAAGGACATCAGGAGAGGCAATGTGGCTGGTGATAGCAAAAATGATCCACCTATGCAAGCTGGAACCTTTACAGCACAG GTAATTATACTCAATCACCCAGGACAGATTAGTGCTGGCTATGCTCCAGTCCTGGACTGCCATACAGCTCATATTGCCTGTAAGTTTGCTGAGCTGAAGCAAAAGATAGACAGAAGAAGTGGCAAGAAGCTGGAGGATGACCCAAAATTCTTGAAATCTGGAGATGCAGCTATAGTGGAAATGATTCCTGGGAAGCCCATGTGTGTAGAAACCTTCTCAGACTACCCACCCCTTG GCCGATTTGCAGTGCGTGACATGAGGCAGACGGTAGCTGTTGGCGTAATCAAAGGTGTGGATAAAAAGGCAGCAAGCTCTGGAAAAGTGACTAAGTCTGCTGTAAAAGCTGGCAAGAAATGA